The genomic DNA AGCGTGAGCGGACCCTTCACCCGATGATATTTGCCGATGTGGTTGATCGGATGGATCTTGTCGGTGTCGGCAAAGATGCCGGACTCCCGATCCGAGACGAGCGCGTCGTCCTCCCAGCTGTCCCAGAGCTTGGTTACCACATCAACGAACTCGCCGGCGCGCTCATAACGGTCGGCGTGGGTTGGATGTCGGTCAAAGCCGAAATTCAACGCTGCGGCCTCGTCACCCGTCGTGACGATGTTCCAACCGGCGCGCCCACCGCTCAGATGATCGACAGAAGCAAACAGCCTGGCCAGGTTGTAGGGTTCGTTGTAGGTGGTCGAGGCGGTCGCGATGAACCCTATTCTTTCCGTTACGGCGGCGAGCGCCGAAATCCAGGTCAGCGGCTCCAGCCTGAAGCGGCTCGCGTAGCGGATGTTGTCGGCGAGCGCAGGCCCGTCGGCAAAGAACAGCGCGTCGAACTTGCTCGCCTCGGCCTTCTTCGCCAGTTCCTGATAATAGGCGATGTCCAGCACTCTATCTGGGGCGGAATCCTTGTAGCGCCAGCCGGCTTCATGATGGCCGCCAGGATAGATGAAAAGGTTGAGATTCAACTGTCGTGATTTGGCGGGCATATGTTGGTCTCCTGGGGGTGAGGCTGAGCGAGAAGTCTTGGGGGCCCCTCAGACCGGCAGACAGGCTTTGTCTCGACGCCGAGATGACGCAGAAGTTCGGAGCGGATTTCGCCGAACCGGCGGTGGCCATGATCGCGTGGCCTGGGGATATCGATGACGATGTCGGCGGCGATGCCGCCCTTGTCGAGCACCAAGACCCGGTCCGCCAGCGTCACGGCTTCGTCCACGTCATGAGTGACCAGCAGCACGGCCGGCTGGTGACGGGCGCAGAGCTGGCGCAGCAGATCGTGCATGCGCAGGCGGGTCAGCGCGTCGAGTGCGCCGAACGGCTCGTCCGCAAGCAGCAGTTCAGGATCACGAACCAGCGAGCGCGCCAAGGCCACGCGCTGCTGCTCCCCGCCAGACAGTTCAACCGGCCATGCGGTCTCGCGGCCGCTCAGGCCAACCTCTTCTAGAGCTGTCCGTCCGCGTTCGGCGGCATCCGGCAGGTCGAGGCCAAGAACCACGTTTTCCAGCACGCGTTTCCACGGCAACAGTCGGGCATCCTGAAACACCACCGATTTCTTATCGGGTGTCTCGAGCCGGCCGGACCCGGAGACCTTGTCATCGAGATCGGCGAGCGCGCGCAACAATGTACTCTTGCCTGACCCGCTACGGCCGAGAAGGGCAACGAACTCTCCCTTTTCGATGTCGAGGCTGAGGCCGTCCAGAATGGTCCGCGGCCCGAAACTCCTCACGAGCCTCTCGACACGCACCAGCGGCGCGCCGCTCAATCCGCCAAGGTGCGACGCCATGACAGCGACCTTTCCTGGAAGAGCCGGACGATGCCGTCGCAGCCGAGACCGAGCAACGCGTAGACGACGAGGCCGACGATGACGATGTCGGTCTGGCCGTAGTTGCGCGCTAGATCGATCATATAGCCGATGCCGCTGGTGGCATTGACCTGCTCGACCACCACCAGAGATAGCCAGGCATAGGTCACCGCCAAACGCAGGCCGAGGAAGAACCCGGGAAGGGCGCCCGGCAGGATGACCTCACGGATGAATTCGCCGTAGCCCATTCGTAAGGTCTGGGCCAGTTCGACATAACGGCTGTCGATGCTGCGCAAGCTGCTGTGGGTCTGGATATAGATCGGGATCAGGACAGCCAGCGCGATGGTCGTCACCTTCATGCCCTCGCCGATGCCGAACCACAGCATCAGCAGCGGGATCAGCGCGAGCGTCGGTATCGCCCGCTTGATCTGAACCGGACCGTCGATGATGGCCTCGCCGAGCCGCGACAAACCTGAAATGAGGGCGAGGGTGGTCCCGATCAGGACGCCGAACGCCAGCCCCTGTGCCGCCCGCCAGGCAGACGTCATCAAATGATCCTGAAGCTTCCCTTCGGCTAATAGATCGATGGCCGTGCCGACAACCGACCAGGGCGCCGGCAGCGTTCTTGGGTCGATCAGGCCGGCGATACTGCCGATGGACCAGATCACGAGAAGAAATGCGGGCCCGATCAGCGCGCCAAACGGGATCGCTCGCCCAAGCGCTAGGCGACGCCTCGTCGCGGTCTTGCGGGCCTGTACGGCGGGCGTAATCACCCCCTTTCATCCGATGCGTAGGGAACGGGAAGTGCAACCGCGGCGGTATTTGAGATTGCGTTCATCTGGGTCGTCTCCAATCTCGGGAAGCGAGCGTCAGGACGCGTTCAACGCATTTGCGGCGATCGTCTCGAAGCGCCTGTCGAAAAGGTCCTCGGCCTTGATCCTAGGCCTGTT from Mesorhizobium sp. M1E.F.Ca.ET.045.02.1.1 includes the following:
- a CDS encoding ABC transporter permease; translated protein: MITPAVQARKTATRRRLALGRAIPFGALIGPAFLLVIWSIGSIAGLIDPRTLPAPWSVVGTAIDLLAEGKLQDHLMTSAWRAAQGLAFGVLIGTTLALISGLSRLGEAIIDGPVQIKRAIPTLALIPLLMLWFGIGEGMKVTTIALAVLIPIYIQTHSSLRSIDSRYVELAQTLRMGYGEFIREVILPGALPGFFLGLRLAVTYAWLSLVVVEQVNATSGIGYMIDLARNYGQTDIVIVGLVVYALLGLGCDGIVRLFQERSLSWRRTLAD
- a CDS encoding ABC transporter ATP-binding protein gives rise to the protein MASHLGGLSGAPLVRVERLVRSFGPRTILDGLSLDIEKGEFVALLGRSGSGKSTLLRALADLDDKVSGSGRLETPDKKSVVFQDARLLPWKRVLENVVLGLDLPDAAERGRTALEEVGLSGRETAWPVELSGGEQQRVALARSLVRDPELLLADEPFGALDALTRLRMHDLLRQLCARHQPAVLLVTHDVDEAVTLADRVLVLDKGGIAADIVIDIPRPRDHGHRRFGEIRSELLRHLGVETKPVCRSEGPPRLLAQPHPQETNICPPNHDS